Genomic DNA from Bacteroides zhangwenhongii:
GAATGGCAACCAGGACGGTGGCTATGATAAGCGTAAGAATTACTTTATGAATATTATCGTTCGTGCCTATAATGAAGGAGTTGCTTTCCGCTATCATTTCCCGGAAACGACAAACGGACTTTTCTTACATATCGTTGGCGAACAGACCAGCTTCACAATGCCTGAAGGAACGATGGCTTATTACGAGCGTTGGGCACAAGGCCCTTGCGTACTTCGTCCGTTGGAAGGATGGGGCAAAGAGGAGAGTGAGCGTCCTTTGACCTTGAAACTGCCTGATGGATTATCTGTAGCTTTGTTGGAAGCGGAAATGGTGGATTATGTTCGTGGTAAATTCCGTTTATCGGCAGAGAAACCTTCCACTTTGGAGACAAGCCTGTATAGTAGTGTCGATATTATTTCTCCTTACAGTACTCCGTGGCGTGTAATCATGGTTGGCGAACGTCCGGTCGATTTAATTAATAATAATGATATTGTCTTGAATCTGAATCCGTCTTGCAAACTGGCTGATACTTCTTGGATCAAACCCGGGAAAGTATTCCGCTCGGGCGACTTGAAACAAGATAGAGTAAAAGCAGCCATTGACTTTGCGGCAGAACGTGGTATTCAGTATGTGCACATGGATGCAGGATGGTATGGACCAGAAATGAAAATGAGTTCGGACGCTACTACTGTTTCTCCTGATAAAGACCTTGATATACCCGCTTTGTGTAAATATGCCGAATCGAAAGGAATCGGACTTATGGTGTATGTCAATCAGCGTGCATTAGTGCAGCAGTTGGATACTTTGTTGCCTTTGTATAAGAAATGGGGACTGAAAGGTGTCAAGTTCGGTTTTGTACAGATAGGTAATCAGCGTTGGAGTACCTGGCTACATGAGGCTGTTCGTAAATGTGGAGAATACGGTCTGATGGTAGATATTCATGACGAATATCGTCCGACAGGTTTCAGCCGTACTTATCCTAACCTGATGACGCAGGAGGGTATTCGTGGAAATGAAGAAATGCCGGATGCCACACACAATACGACTCTTCCTTTTACCCGCTATCTGGCAGGTGCAGGAGACTATACGCTTTGCTATTTCAATAATCGGGTGAAGAATACGAAAGCACATCAGTTGGCGATGGCAGCTGTGTATTACAGTCCTTTGCAATTTATGTTTTGGTATGACAGACCGGAATTCTACCAGGGAGAAGAAGAACTGGAATTTTGGAAAGCAATTCCAAGTGTATGGGATGACAGCCGCGCGTTAGATGGAGAAATTGGTGAATATATCGTTCAAGCACGTCGTTCGGGGAATGACTGGTTTGTAGGAGCAATGACGAATACGGAAGCCCGCACAATTACATTGACTACGGATTTTCTGAAATCGGGTAAGAAGTATATGCTTCACCTGTACGAAGATGATGACAAGCTGAAGACACGGACGAAAGTACGCAGTACTCATAAGAAGATAAAAGCCGGAGATAAGCTTGTTTTGAAGCTAAAAGCAAGTGGCGGAGCCGCATTGCATTTCACTCCACTGGAAAAATAAATTAGTTGTTTATAGATAAATGCAACTATAATAAATGCAACTATAAGAAGCATTATGAAGAAATATTTTCTTGTTGTTTTGTTATCTCTGTTCATGCAGACTACCCGAGTTGCAGCAGCTCCCTGGCAGTGGTCCGTAGAAATAAAAGAGCTGATTTCAGAAGAGACAAACGCCCATCCTTCTGCCTATCTATGGATACCGGAAAACTGCAAACAAGTCCGTGCCGTCATCATTGGGCAACATAATATGACCGAAGAGACAATTTTTGAGCATCCTGAATTTCGGAAGAATATGGGCAAACTAGGAATTGCAGAGATATGGATCACTCCCGGAATAGACCAACGCTGGGATGTGACAAAAGGTACCCGGCAAATCTTTGAAACAATGATGAAGAATTTGTCTGAAATAAGCGGATATGCAGAACTGGAGTTTGCCCCGGTCATCCCTATCGGACACTCGGCAATGGCTACTTATCCGTGGAACTTTGCCGCCTGGAATCCCGAACGTACATTGGCTGTACTCTCTATTCACGGTGATTCTCCCAGAACTCATTTGACAGGTTACGGGCGTGCGAATTTGGATTGGGGAACCCGTACGATTGAAGGTATCCCTTCATTAATGGTAATGGGAGAGGACGAATGGTGGGAAGACCGGTTGATAACCTCTTTCGATTATCGTCGTGAATATCCGAATGCTCCCCTTTCATTTCTTGCTGATGCAGGACATGGACATTTCGACATATCCGATGAATTGATTGATTATCTTTCTCTTTTTCTAAAAAAGGCAGTGGAATACCGGTTGCCGAAACATTCGTCATCGGATATTCCGGTTCAGTTAATTCCGGTAGAAGCAAAGAATGGCTGGCTGGCAGACCGTTGGCGAAAGAATGAAAAACCTACAGCCGAAGCCGCTTCCTATGATAAGTATGAAGGAGACAAGCACCATGCATTTTGGTATTTTGATAAGGAAATGGCAGATGCCACAGAAAAATATTACGCTAATGAGCGTGGAAAGACAGAACAGTATATCGGCTTTGAGCAAAAAGGAAAACTGATAACTTTCAATCCGAAATCCCATGTACGTATGTCTCCTTCTTTTCAACCCGAAGCGGACGGAGTCACTTTCCACTTGAAAGCAGTGTACACAGATACGTTAAGGAACGAATATTCAAAAGAACACAGTACACGTCCCATTCGAATGTCGAGAATTTGCGGTCCGGTGGAAGTGGTGAATGATACAACTTTTACTGTTCGTTTCTATCGGATGGGATTGGATAATCCTAAACGTACAGGAGGCATCTGTCTGATGGCTTCCGTAAAACAGGATCATAAATACCGGAGTGCCGTTCAGCAGGTGGAGATTCGTATTCCTTACCGGAATAAGGAAGGGATACCCCAACGTATAATTTTCCCGAAACTATCCGATGCAAAGGCTTCAGTGAAAGAAATAAGTTTAAAAGGAACTGCTGACTCCGGCCTTCCGGTTTACTATTATGTAAAAGAAGGGCCGGCAGAGATAAAGAGGGATAAACTGGTATTGACTAAAATTCCCCCGCGTGCAAAATTTCCGGTAAAGGTGACAGTGGTAGCCTGGCAATATGGGCGTAGCGGAGAACCTAAAGTGCAGACTGCTGAAGCAGTAGAGCAGAGTTTTTATATTACCGCCCGTTAGTTTGACAAAGAGATTGTTCAAGGAATCAGAGTACTAATTCCTTGAACAATCTTTCCAAAGTCTTATCTAAATCAGTAGAAAATCCCGGATGTGGGCGAGATACTTGTATGCAGGAACTTTTTACTGCAGTCAGCCAACGAAATCTGTCAGGAATATCCATATTGGCTATGGCTCCTCCTTCTTTATTTCCCATGCATATCTTGTCAAAGACCTGTAACCCTTCTTTCAGGCAATTCATATCCAGTTCGGAAGAAAATAGTTTTAGTTTGTTCTCATCTATCGTATAGAGGGATTTCAGGTATTTAGCTTGTTTGGAAAACAACACAATCCCCATATTGATAAACTCCTCCCGTTCCACTTTAGGAACGAAACGGATGACTGCGTATTCATATAAGTGCCTTTCTTGCATTTTGCGCTTCATTTACAAATGTTTCGGAATGCTTAATCCTTTCTTCTAAGAATCGAATATAAATGTCTCTCAAATCCTGTGGAGTTTCTGTGCCTTCTGTCCAGTTTAACCAGTCATCGGGAATAGCATTGACTATCTCACGGATTTTATCAGAAGTCAATATCTGCCTGAATTCAATATCTACCTCTTCCAGTTTATTGGCAAACGGCAATAATACATGGTCTTTTATCTGTACAAAAGGAACCAGTGCCTGTTTTTGCCAGTTAGTCCAGGAATGGTGGAAATAAAGGGACGCCCCATGATCTATCAACCATAGTTCTTTGTGCCATATCAACATATTGGTGTTTTTAATGGTACGGTCTACGTTAGTCAGCAAGGCATCCAGCCATACTACTTGCGAAGCGGTTTTTCCATCTACTTGATGTACTATCGGATCAAAAGTCAGTGAACCGGAAAGGAAATGCAATCCCATATTCAGTCCGCGACTCCATTGAAGTAAATCCTGTATCTCTTCGTCTGCTTCCGTTCGTCCGAAGGCCTCGTCCAGATTCAGAAAAACTATTTCGGGGACTCTGAAACCCAGTGCACGGGCTATCTCCCCACCAATCAGTTCGGCAATCAGCGCTTTTGTTCCGTGTCCTGCCCCTCTGAATTTGACTACATATTTAAATTCATCGTCAGCTTCGGCTAAAGCAGGCAATGAGCCCCCCTCACGCAGAGGAAGAATATATCTTGTAACATTTGCCGTACGTAAATCCATGTAGCTCCTTTCTTTGATTTGGGGAATAAAGATAGGACGTTTCAGATGAATTTTATAAGAAAGTGAGCTTTAAATTAAAGAATTGTAGCTTAATTAAATAATTTTGTGGCTTTGAGTGTTTAAGGCACCTTGTTCGTATCTTATAGATAAAAGATAGAAATAATATGAATAAGAAAGTTTTAGTTACGGTAATCTTGTTTGGTTCATTGACAGTATCGGGTATAGTGTCAGCTCAATCTGTATATCCCGGACAACACCAGGGAAAGTTGAAAAAGGAAACAGTCGCTCCCCTTCAGGCGGAAAGTTTTGATTTGAAAGATGTTCGCCTGTTGCCAAGTCGTTTCCGTGATAATATGCTTCGGGATTCTGCTTGGATGACGTCAATAGATGTGAATCGTCTGCTACATAGCTTCCGTACCAATGCCGGTGTATTTGCCGGACGTGAGGGCGGATATATGACAGTGAAGAAACTGGGTGGTTGGGAATCTTTGGATTGCGAACTTCGCGGACATACTACCGGACACATGCTCTCGGCACTTGGTTTGATGTACGCAGCTACCGGCAGTGAGATATTCAAACTGAAAGGCGATAGCTTGGTTAACGGATTGGAAGAAGTGCAGAATGCACTGAAAAACGGATATTTGAGTGCCTGGCCCGAGGAACTGATAAACCGGAATATTCAGGGAAAAGGTGTATGGGCTCCTTGGTATACTCTGCACAAACTTTTCTCCGGACTGATAGATCAATATCTGTATGCGGATAATAAGAAAGCATTGACTATCGTCACCCGAATGGGCGATTGGGCATACAATAAATTGAAGCCCCTTAGTGAAGAAACACGTAAACTTATGATCCGCAATGAATTTGGCGGTATCAATGAGTCATTCTATAATTTATACTCAATAACGGGAGATGAACGTTATCGCTGGTTGGCGGAATATTTCTACCACAATGACGTAATCGACCCTTTGAAAGAACTTCGCGATGACTTGGGAACGAAGCATACCAATACTTTCATCCCGAAAGTGATAGCTGAAGCCCGCAACTACGAATTAACCCACAACGAGACAAGTAGGAAACTTTCGGAATTCTTCTGGCACACCATGATTGACCATCATACTTTTGCTCCGGGATGCAGCAGTGACAAAGAACACTACTTTGATCCGAAGAAGTTATCTCAACATCTGACCGGCTATACCGGAGAAACTTGTTGTACCTATAATATGCTCAAACTTAGCCGCCATCTTTTCTGCTGGACGGGCGATTCATCTATTGCAGATTATTACGAAAGGGCATTGTATAATCACATCTTGGGACAACAAGACCCTGAAACAGGTATGGTAGCTTATTTCCTGCCTTTGCTTTCCGGGTCTCATAAACTGTATAGCACAAAAGAGAACTCTTTCTGGTGTTGCGTAGGTAGCGGATTTGAGAATCATGCAAAGTTTGGAGAAGCCATCTATTACCATAACAATCAGGGAATATATGTAAATCTATTTATCCCTTCGCAGGTAACCTGGAAAGAAAAAGGACTGACAATCCGTCAGGAAACGAAATTCCCACAGGAAGAAACAACGCGTTTCACCCTCCGTACAGAAAATCCTGTTCGTACCACCATTTATCTGCGCTATCCTTCGTGGAGCAAGGATATAAAAGTGTTGGTGAATGGTAAGAAAATATCTGTAAAACAGAAGCCTGGTTCTTATATTGCCATTACCCGTGAATGGAAAGATGGCGACCAAATCTTGGCTACTTATCCGATGCAAATCAAATTGGAGGCTACCCCGGATAATCCGAACAAGGCAGCTCTGTTATATGGTCCATTGGTATTGGCGGGAGAACGGGGGACTGAAGGTATGCAAGCACCTGCTCCTTTCTCAAATCCGGCTCTTTATAATGATTATTATACCTATAATTTTCATGTCCCAGCACATTTGCGTACCTCTTTGAAACTAGATAAGAAACACCCTGAACGTGCCTTGCAACGTGTAGGAAGTGATTTGAAGTTTACGACAGAACAAGGAGATGTGATTCGTCCGTTATACGATTTGCATCACCAGCGCTATGTCGTATATTGGGATTTACAATCAGAAAAATAGATAGTAAACAACGATATGAAGAATCGTTTATTAATTGCCGTTTTTGTAAGTGTCTGCTTTTTGAGCAGTTCTTGCAAAATATCATCCGGTCAGGGAAGTCAGTATGACTTCTCTTCTTTGGATTCTGTTATCCAAGGATGGGTAGACAAGGGATATTACCCCGGAGCATCCATTTGTGTAGTGAAGAATGATACCGTCATTTTCCAGAAGAACTATCGGGACTATACGCCCGATACAAAAGTATATGTCGCTTCTGCCGGGAAATGGGTAGCGGCTGCTGTCATTGGCGCAGTGGTAGACCGTACTGATTTGGGATGGGATGATCCGGTAGAAAAATGGTTGCCGGAATTTAAAGATGATGCTAAAGGTAAGATTCCTCTCCGACAATTATTATCCCATACATCAGGAGTACGTCCATATCTTCCCGAGCCCCGTGTAGATAACTATAATCATTTGGATTCGGCAGTCACTGAAATTCTTCCTTTGGATACAGTCTTTACTCCCGGCACTCGTTTTGAATATGGTGGACTTGCCATGCAAATTGCCGGAAGAATGGCAGAAGTGGCGATGGGAAAGGAGTTTGAAACTCTTTTCCAGGAACTGCTGGCACAACCTTTGGAGATGAAGAACTCTCATTTTACCCCAATCAATACGGATGGCGGACATGCACCCATGTTAGGGGGCGGACTGTGTACTACCTTGAATGATTATCTTCATTTCCTGTCTATGATTTATCACGATGGAATGTATAATGGCAAGCAAATTATATCAGCAGAAACTGTGAAAGAGATGCAGGCCGACCAAGTGAAAGATGCCATCATCCCTTCGCATGACTCGGATAATTATGTAGCGAAAGGACTAGGACAATCCCACAATGGAATCTACGGATTAGGAGAATGGCGTGAACTGATAGATAAAAAGACAGGTGAAGCCTATCAGATTAGTTCACCGGGATGGGCTGGTGCTTATCCGTGGATAAATAAACACGATAAAGTTTACGGATTCTTCATTTCTCATGTAGCAGGTTCTTCTGCTAAAGAAGACGGTTTCTCTTCTTTCTTCGGCAGCCCTGTCATTTCACGGACTGTTTCAGAAATACTGAAAGGCAAGCCATTGGTTGTCAAACAAGGACGTATCAATGTAGGAAACGGCTCTCTATACTATGAAGAAGCCGGTCAGGGTGAACCGATCATTTTTGTTCACGGTCATTCGCTCGACCATCGTATGTGGGATGAGCAATTTTCGGTATTTGCGAAAAAGTATCATGTCATTCGCTATGATTTAAGAGGATACGGCATTTCTTCTTCCCAAACAGAAGATTATCAATTTATGCATGTTGAAGATCTGGTTACTTTAATGGACTCTTTACATCTCTCAAAGGCGCATATTGTCGGGCTTTCTTTGGGTGGGTTTATCACTGCTGATATGTTGGCGTATTTCCCAGATCGGATGTTATCAGCTTTTCTAGCCAGTGGAAACATCCGGAAATCGAAAGGTCCCAGTGAGCCGATGACTAAAGAAGAAGCAAAGGTGCGTGATGAAGAAATAGCTGCCCTGAAAAAGAAAGGAGTGGAGGTGATGAAGAAAGAGTGGTTTGAAGGATTAATGAAATCCGGTGGAAGTCAACGTGAGCGGATGCGTGCGCCTTTGTGGCAGATGATTGATGAATGGGATGCATGGCAACCGCTACACAAAGAAGTACGGGTAGTAGCAGGACTGGATGCTATTGAAAAATTAAAGAAGAGTCATCCTGCCGTACCTGCCTTAATTGTAGAAGGTCATTCTTCTGATAACAAATTCTCAAAAAATCCTCCCATATTGGAATATCTACCTAATGGAAAGCTGAAAGTCATAGAGGATTGCGGGCACATGATGAATATGGAACGACCGGAGGAATTCAATGCAGCTTTAGAAGAATTTTTATTTGGATTGTATTGAGTAAATAATTTAATCCCTTCGTATTTGTCTATGTGCATATAGAGAATACGAAGGGATGACTTTTTTTATTATAAGTACTTCCTTTTGGAGAATTTTATGTAAGTTTGTCACATGTTTAATATGAAAAAAGCCCATTGTAGGTGAAAAACACGATTAAATATCTGATTCTTTTAATAATGTGTTTGGCTTGCGGTGTAAAACTACAAGCCCAAGATTACATGTTCCGTAATGTCGTGATGTCCGACGGTCTTTCCGGGTTGTTGGTGAACGCTATTTATAAAGATTCGGAGGGCTTTGTCTGGCTAGGAACGGATAACTGTCTCGACCGTTTCGATGGAGTAAAAGTACGCCATTTTGAATTCCGAGGCATTGAATCAGGAAGAAAAAAACGGGTAAACAGCGTTACAGAAACAGCCAACAAACAACTGTGGGTAGGAAATGGAATCGGACTTTGGCGATTGAATCGTACAAGCAGCCAATTGGAAAGAATTGTCCCCGAAAAGATTGATTTTGCTGTAAATACTTTGTTGGCTAATGAGGATATTCTTTATATCGGCACAGAGAAAGGCTTGTTCATTCATAAAGATGGTCAATTACTACAGGTCTTGACAGACCGGAATATGCTTGCTGCCTGTAACAGAATCATGGATATTTGTCTGAATGAAGATAAAACCGTGTTATGGCTGGCTACGGTGCAGGGGCTGTACTCTTATTCACTGAAAGATGGAAAGATTGATTCCTGGCATTTTCAGGAGAATGTGCCCGAAGCCGATTATTTTCGTTGCCTGACCCGTATCGGAGAAACTCTTTATCTGGGCACAATGAGTCAAGGTGTAGTACGTTTCGATATAAAAAAGGAAACATTCTCTCATACGGTATCTTTAGGCTGCGATGTCATTTCTGACATATCCAGCGATGGGAAAGAGACTGTGTATATAGCTACTGACGGTAATGGCGTCCACTTCCTTTCACACAAAGACCAACAAGTGACACGTCGTTTCTACCATGATGTCAATGATAAGGAAGGAATTCGCAGTAATTCTATTTACTCCTTACTTGTAGATGATAGAGGCACCGTCTGGGTGGGGCATTTTCAGGCAGGGCTGGATTATTCACTCTATCAGAACGGCCTTTTCCGCACGTATGACTATCCACCTTTGTTCAATTCGGCAAATCTTTCCATTCGTTCTTTCGTAAACAGAGGGCAAGAGAAAGTCATCGGTTCACGTGACGGTTTGTTTTATATAAACGAAGCTACCGGAGTAGTGAAAAGTTTTGTAAAGCCCGTTTTAACTTCAGATCTGATACTGACAATCAGCTTCTATCAAGGAGAATATTATATCGGTACGTATGGTGGCGGTATGATGGTATTGAATCCGGGAACATTATCTCTGAAATATTTTGCACAGGGCGATACGGAGCTTTTTCAAAAAGGACATATATTCTGTGTGAAACCGGATGCAAAAGGAAATCTTTGGATAGGGACCTCACAAGGACTCTTCTGTTATAACGGACAGACCAAACAGATCAAACACTTTACCAGTGCTAACTCCCAACTGCCGGAGGGCAATGTGTATGAAGTAAGTTTTGATTCTACGGGCAAAGGATGGATTGCTACTGAAACTGGTATGTGTATTTATGATCCGGCTTCTCAAAGTTTACGCTCTAATGTGTTTCCGGAGGGATTTGTTCATCGGGATAAAGTGCGTACTATCTACGAAGATGCTGAACACAACCTCTATTTTATCCGTGAGAAAGGGAGTCTGTTTACCTCTACTTTAACGATGGATCGTTTCCGGAATCGCTCTATCTTTTCTACTCTTCCGGACAATTCGCTGATGTCTGTTATAGAAGATAACCAAGGTTGGCTGTGGGTGGCCTGCAATGACGGGTTGTTGCGTATCAAAGAAGAAGGGGAGGAGTATGATGCTTTCACTTTCAATGATGGAGTGCCGGGACCAACTTTTACGAATGGAGCCGCTTATAAAGATGAAAAAGGACTATTGTGGTTTGGTAACACCAAAGGACTGATTTATGTTGATCCGAAACGTGTGGACGAAGTGCGTGGCAAGGTTCGTCCGATTGTATTTACTGATATACTGGCTAATGGCGTACCTTTTACCAGTTCCTCTTTGAAATACAACCAGAATAATTTGACTTTTTGTTTCACAGATTTCGCCTATGGTCTGCCATCTGCCTTACTATATGAATATCGATTGGAGGGAGTGGACAAAGACTGGAAATTATTGGCTGCACAGAACGAAGTTTCTTATTACGGACTTTCTTCCGGAACTTATACTTTCCGGGTACGTCTTCCGGGAAATGAGCAATCGGAAGCTATCTGTCAAGTGACAGTACGCCCTATGATACCTTGGTGGGGATGGGCACTTTCCATTTTATTAATCGTAGGAATTATAGCCTTTATACGGTATTATGTTTGGAAACGTATGCGTCGTTTGCTTGCTTCTTCTGCTTCATCGATTTCGGCATCAACAGAGGAGGAAATACAACAGAGAGAACAAACTGTAGAACATCCGGAAGTAATTTCAGAGCAACAATCTTCCGCTGTTGAAGAGAAATATAAGACCAATAGACTGACCGAAGAGGAATGTAAAGAACTTCATAAGAAACTGGTGGCTTATGTAGAGAAAGAAAAGCCAT
This window encodes:
- a CDS encoding glycoside hydrolase family 97 protein; amino-acid sequence: MNVNRMKKRILLLLLVIPALVKAQDVMTETRQELTSPDGAYRFTFYQRAVGEDNAQMYYTLTYKNRPVIEESKLGVLIENQLFESALGVPNDTCHFWCENLKLTGTEQRKADETWKPVYGERAEVRDCYNEMTLKFKKGEGNGNQDGGYDKRKNYFMNIIVRAYNEGVAFRYHFPETTNGLFLHIVGEQTSFTMPEGTMAYYERWAQGPCVLRPLEGWGKEESERPLTLKLPDGLSVALLEAEMVDYVRGKFRLSAEKPSTLETSLYSSVDIISPYSTPWRVIMVGERPVDLINNNDIVLNLNPSCKLADTSWIKPGKVFRSGDLKQDRVKAAIDFAAERGIQYVHMDAGWYGPEMKMSSDATTVSPDKDLDIPALCKYAESKGIGLMVYVNQRALVQQLDTLLPLYKKWGLKGVKFGFVQIGNQRWSTWLHEAVRKCGEYGLMVDIHDEYRPTGFSRTYPNLMTQEGIRGNEEMPDATHNTTLPFTRYLAGAGDYTLCYFNNRVKNTKAHQLAMAAVYYSPLQFMFWYDRPEFYQGEEELEFWKAIPSVWDDSRALDGEIGEYIVQARRSGNDWFVGAMTNTEARTITLTTDFLKSGKKYMLHLYEDDDKLKTRTKVRSTHKKIKAGDKLVLKLKASGGAALHFTPLEK
- a CDS encoding alpha/beta fold hydrolase — translated: MKKYFLVVLLSLFMQTTRVAAAPWQWSVEIKELISEETNAHPSAYLWIPENCKQVRAVIIGQHNMTEETIFEHPEFRKNMGKLGIAEIWITPGIDQRWDVTKGTRQIFETMMKNLSEISGYAELEFAPVIPIGHSAMATYPWNFAAWNPERTLAVLSIHGDSPRTHLTGYGRANLDWGTRTIEGIPSLMVMGEDEWWEDRLITSFDYRREYPNAPLSFLADAGHGHFDISDELIDYLSLFLKKAVEYRLPKHSSSDIPVQLIPVEAKNGWLADRWRKNEKPTAEAASYDKYEGDKHHAFWYFDKEMADATEKYYANERGKTEQYIGFEQKGKLITFNPKSHVRMSPSFQPEADGVTFHLKAVYTDTLRNEYSKEHSTRPIRMSRICGPVEVVNDTTFTVRFYRMGLDNPKRTGGICLMASVKQDHKYRSAVQQVEIRIPYRNKEGIPQRIIFPKLSDAKASVKEISLKGTADSGLPVYYYVKEGPAEIKRDKLVLTKIPPRAKFPVKVTVVAWQYGRSGEPKVQTAEAVEQSFYITAR
- a CDS encoding DUF3037 domain-containing protein, yielding MQERHLYEYAVIRFVPKVEREEFINMGIVLFSKQAKYLKSLYTIDENKLKLFSSELDMNCLKEGLQVFDKICMGNKEGGAIANMDIPDRFRWLTAVKSSCIQVSRPHPGFSTDLDKTLERLFKELVL
- a CDS encoding HipA family kinase; the protein is MDLRTANVTRYILPLREGGSLPALAEADDEFKYVVKFRGAGHGTKALIAELIGGEIARALGFRVPEIVFLNLDEAFGRTEADEEIQDLLQWSRGLNMGLHFLSGSLTFDPIVHQVDGKTASQVVWLDALLTNVDRTIKNTNMLIWHKELWLIDHGASLYFHHSWTNWQKQALVPFVQIKDHVLLPFANKLEEVDIEFRQILTSDKIREIVNAIPDDWLNWTEGTETPQDLRDIYIRFLEERIKHSETFVNEAQNARKALI
- a CDS encoding glycoside hydrolase family 127 protein, with product MNKKVLVTVILFGSLTVSGIVSAQSVYPGQHQGKLKKETVAPLQAESFDLKDVRLLPSRFRDNMLRDSAWMTSIDVNRLLHSFRTNAGVFAGREGGYMTVKKLGGWESLDCELRGHTTGHMLSALGLMYAATGSEIFKLKGDSLVNGLEEVQNALKNGYLSAWPEELINRNIQGKGVWAPWYTLHKLFSGLIDQYLYADNKKALTIVTRMGDWAYNKLKPLSEETRKLMIRNEFGGINESFYNLYSITGDERYRWLAEYFYHNDVIDPLKELRDDLGTKHTNTFIPKVIAEARNYELTHNETSRKLSEFFWHTMIDHHTFAPGCSSDKEHYFDPKKLSQHLTGYTGETCCTYNMLKLSRHLFCWTGDSSIADYYERALYNHILGQQDPETGMVAYFLPLLSGSHKLYSTKENSFWCCVGSGFENHAKFGEAIYYHNNQGIYVNLFIPSQVTWKEKGLTIRQETKFPQEETTRFTLRTENPVRTTIYLRYPSWSKDIKVLVNGKKISVKQKPGSYIAITREWKDGDQILATYPMQIKLEATPDNPNKAALLYGPLVLAGERGTEGMQAPAPFSNPALYNDYYTYNFHVPAHLRTSLKLDKKHPERALQRVGSDLKFTTEQGDVIRPLYDLHHQRYVVYWDLQSEK
- a CDS encoding alpha/beta fold hydrolase — encoded protein: MKNRLLIAVFVSVCFLSSSCKISSGQGSQYDFSSLDSVIQGWVDKGYYPGASICVVKNDTVIFQKNYRDYTPDTKVYVASAGKWVAAAVIGAVVDRTDLGWDDPVEKWLPEFKDDAKGKIPLRQLLSHTSGVRPYLPEPRVDNYNHLDSAVTEILPLDTVFTPGTRFEYGGLAMQIAGRMAEVAMGKEFETLFQELLAQPLEMKNSHFTPINTDGGHAPMLGGGLCTTLNDYLHFLSMIYHDGMYNGKQIISAETVKEMQADQVKDAIIPSHDSDNYVAKGLGQSHNGIYGLGEWRELIDKKTGEAYQISSPGWAGAYPWINKHDKVYGFFISHVAGSSAKEDGFSSFFGSPVISRTVSEILKGKPLVVKQGRINVGNGSLYYEEAGQGEPIIFVHGHSLDHRMWDEQFSVFAKKYHVIRYDLRGYGISSSQTEDYQFMHVEDLVTLMDSLHLSKAHIVGLSLGGFITADMLAYFPDRMLSAFLASGNIRKSKGPSEPMTKEEAKVRDEEIAALKKKGVEVMKKEWFEGLMKSGGSQRERMRAPLWQMIDEWDAWQPLHKEVRVVAGLDAIEKLKKSHPAVPALIVEGHSSDNKFSKNPPILEYLPNGKLKVIEDCGHMMNMERPEEFNAALEEFLFGLY
- a CDS encoding ligand-binding sensor domain-containing protein; this encodes MKNTIKYLILLIMCLACGVKLQAQDYMFRNVVMSDGLSGLLVNAIYKDSEGFVWLGTDNCLDRFDGVKVRHFEFRGIESGRKKRVNSVTETANKQLWVGNGIGLWRLNRTSSQLERIVPEKIDFAVNTLLANEDILYIGTEKGLFIHKDGQLLQVLTDRNMLAACNRIMDICLNEDKTVLWLATVQGLYSYSLKDGKIDSWHFQENVPEADYFRCLTRIGETLYLGTMSQGVVRFDIKKETFSHTVSLGCDVISDISSDGKETVYIATDGNGVHFLSHKDQQVTRRFYHDVNDKEGIRSNSIYSLLVDDRGTVWVGHFQAGLDYSLYQNGLFRTYDYPPLFNSANLSIRSFVNRGQEKVIGSRDGLFYINEATGVVKSFVKPVLTSDLILTISFYQGEYYIGTYGGGMMVLNPGTLSLKYFAQGDTELFQKGHIFCVKPDAKGNLWIGTSQGLFCYNGQTKQIKHFTSANSQLPEGNVYEVSFDSTGKGWIATETGMCIYDPASQSLRSNVFPEGFVHRDKVRTIYEDAEHNLYFIREKGSLFTSTLTMDRFRNRSIFSTLPDNSLMSVIEDNQGWLWVACNDGLLRIKEEGEEYDAFTFNDGVPGPTFTNGAAYKDEKGLLWFGNTKGLIYVDPKRVDEVRGKVRPIVFTDILANGVPFTSSSLKYNQNNLTFCFTDFAYGLPSALLYEYRLEGVDKDWKLLAAQNEVSYYGLSSGTYTFRVRLPGNEQSEAICQVTVRPMIPWWGWALSILLIVGIIAFIRYYVWKRMRRLLASSASSISASTEEEIQQREQTVEHPEVISEQQSSAVEEKYKTNRLTEEECKELHKKLVAYVEKEKPYINPDLKMGDLASALDTSSHSLSYLLNQYLNQSYYDFINEYRVTQFKKMVADSQYSRYTLTALAELCGFSSRASFFRSFKKSTGVTPNEYIRSIGGIAKEE